A genome region from Camelina sativa cultivar DH55 chromosome 10, Cs, whole genome shotgun sequence includes the following:
- the LOC104718212 gene encoding COX assembly mitochondrial protein 2 homolog, which translates to MHPPLTPHRHPMCLEIIEEFQKCHTDHPIGKFFGDCTQLKVKLDRCFRQEKAVKRKVNFEQSKKLQERLKAIRKEETAET; encoded by the exons ATGCATCCTCCACTTACACCACATAGACATCCAATGTGTCTGGAG ATAATTGAGGAGTTTCAAAAGTGTCATACAGATCATCCGATTGGAAAGTTTTTTGGAGATTGTACACAGCTTAAAGTAAAGCTTGATCGATGTTTTCGCCAAGAG AAAGCTGTAAAGCGAAAGGTAAATTTTGAACAAAGCAAGAAGCTTCAAGAAAGACTGAAAGCTATAAGGAAAGAAGAAACTGCAGAGACTTGA
- the LOC104718215 gene encoding pentatricopeptide repeat-containing protein At4g21190 isoform X3 gives MLCLRYSLPYLLQTKESTKLFSKRPNNVVICAARGPRPRSPRVWKTRKRIGSISKAAKMIDCIKGLSNVKEEVYGALDSFIAWELEFPLVIVKKALVILEDEKEWKKIIQVTKWMLSKGQGRTMGTYFSLLNALAEDNRLDEAEELWNKLFMEHLEGTPRKFFNKMISIYYKRDMHQKLFEVFADMEELGVKPNVAIVSMVGKVFVKLGMEDKYEKLMKKYPPPQWEFRYIKGRRVKVKAKQLNELSEGEGGVSSDEDKVDNEIESKSKMLSDKEANQDGEDLSEEKEEEEEEEEEEELLRMNQGQIGISREPSLDYLDSS, from the exons ATGCTTTGCTTGAGATATTCATTACCTTATCTTCTTCAAACAAAGGAATCAACCAAGCTCTTCTCCAAAAGGCCTAACAATGTTGTG ATTTGTGCAGCGAGAGGTCCAAGACCTCGGTCTCCTCGAGTTTGGAAAACAAGGAAGAGGATTGGAAGTATCTCCAAGGCTGCTAAAATGATTGATTGT ATAAAAGGATTGTCGAATGTTAAAGAAGAAGTTTATGGCGCTCTTGATTCCTTCATTGCTTGGGAATTAGAGTTCCCTCTTGTTATAGTTAAGAAGGCATTAGTTATacttgaagatgaaaaagagtGGAAGAAGATTATTCAG gTGACGAAATGGATGCTGAGTAAAGGCCAAGGAAGAACAATGGGAACTTACTTCTCATTACTCAATGCATTAGCAGAAGATAATCGACTTGACGAAGCTGAGGAGTTGTGGAACAAATTGTTTATGGAACATTTAGAAGGAACTCCAAGAAAGTTCTTCAACAAAATGATCTCTATATATTACAAGAGAGATATGCACCAAAAGCTCTTCGAG GTCTTTGCTGACATGGAGGAACTTGGAGTGAAACCAAACGTTGCCATTGTGTCTATGGTTGGAAAAGTGTTTGTGAAGTTAGGGATGGAGGATAAGTACGAGAAACTAATGAAGAAATATCCTCCACCACAATGGGAGTTCAGATACATCAAAGGAAGACGCGTTAAG GTTAAGGCAAAACAGCTAAATGAGCTAAGTGAAGGTGAAGGCGGCGTAAGCAGCGACGAAGATAAGGTTGATAATGAGATTGAGAGTAAATCCAAAATGTTGTCAGATAAGGAAGCAAACCAAGATGGTGAGGATCTCagtgaagagaaggaagaagaagaagaagaagaagaagaagaagaacttttgCGTATGAATCAAGGGCAGATTGGAATTTCTAGGGAACCCTCTTTAGATTATTTAGACTCTTCTTGA
- the LOC104718215 gene encoding pentatricopeptide repeat-containing protein At4g21190 isoform X2 gives MLCLRYSLPYLLQTKESTKLFSKRPNNVVICAARGPRPRSPRVWKTRKRIGSISKAAKMIDCIKGLSNVKEEVYGALDSFIAWELEFPLVIVKKALVILEDEKEWKKIIQVTKWMLSKGQGRTMGTYFSLLNALAEDNRLDEAEELWNKLFMEHLEGTPRKFFNKMISIYYKRDMHQKLFEVFADMEELGVKPNVAIVSMVGKVFVKLGMEDKYEKLMKKYPPPQWEFRYIKGRRVKVKAKQLNELSEGEGGVSSDEDKVDNEIESKSKMLSDKEANQDGEDLSEEKEEEEEEEEEEELLRMNQGQIGISREPSLDYLDSS, from the exons ATGCTTTGCTTGAGATATTCATTACCTTATCTTCTTCAAACAAAGGAATCAACCAAGCTCTTCTCCAAAAGGCCTAACAATGTTGTG ATTTGTGCAGCGAGAGGTCCAAGACCTCGGTCTCCTCGAGTTTGGAAAACAAGGAAGAGGATTGGAAGTATCTCCAAGGCTGCTAAAATGATTGATTGT ATAAAAGGATTGTCGAATGTTAAAGAAGAAGTTTATGGCGCTCTTGATTCCTTCATTGCTTGGGAATTAGAGTTCCCTCTTGTTATAGTTAAGAAGGCATTAGTTATacttgaagatgaaaaagagtGGAAGAAGATTATTCAG gTGACGAAATGGATGCTGAGTAAAGGCCAAGGAAGAACAATGGGAACTTACTTCTCATTACTCAATGCATTAGCAGAAGATAATCGACTTGACGAAGCTGAGGAGTTGTGGAACAAATTGTTTATGGAACATTTAGAAGGAACTCCAAGAAAGTTCTTCAACAAAATGATCTCTATATATTACAAGAGAGATATGCACCAAAAGCTCTTCGAG GTCTTTGCTGACATGGAGGAACTTGGAGTGAAACCAAACGTTGCCATTGTGTCTATGGTTGGAAAAGTGTTTGTGAAGTTAGGGATGGAGGATAAGTACGAGAAACTAATGAAGAAATATCCTCCACCACAATGGGAGTTCAGATACATCAAAGGAAGACGCGTTAAGGTTAAGGCAAAACAGCTAAATGAGCTAAGTGAAGGTGAAGGCGGCGTAAGCAGCGACGAAGATAAGGTTGATAATGAGATTGAGAGTAAATCCAAAATGTTGTCAGATAAGGAAGCAAACCAAGATGGTGAGGATCTCagtgaagagaaggaagaagaagaagaagaagaagaagaagaagaacttttgCGTATGAATCAAGGGCAG ATTGGAATTTCTAGGGAACCCTCTTTAGATTATTTAGACTCTTCTTGA
- the LOC104718215 gene encoding pentatricopeptide repeat-containing protein At4g21190 isoform X1, translating to MLCLRYSLPYLLQTKESTKLFSKRPNNVVICAARGPRPRSPRVWKTRKRIGSISKAAKMIDCIKGLSNVKEEVYGALDSFIAWELEFPLVIVKKALVILEDEKEWKKIIQVTKWMLSKGQGRTMGTYFSLLNALAEDNRLDEAEELWNKLFMEHLEGTPRKFFNKMISIYYKRDMHQKLFEVFADMEELGVKPNVAIVSMVGKVFVKLGMEDKYEKLMKKYPPPQWEFRYIKGRRVKVKAKQLNELSEGEGGVSSDEDKVDNEIESKSKMLSDKEANQDGEDLSEEKEEEEEEEEEEELLRMNQGQIGISREPSLDYLDSS from the exons ATGCTTTGCTTGAGATATTCATTACCTTATCTTCTTCAAACAAAGGAATCAACCAAGCTCTTCTCCAAAAGGCCTAACAATGTTGTG ATTTGTGCAGCGAGAGGTCCAAGACCTCGGTCTCCTCGAGTTTGGAAAACAAGGAAGAGGATTGGAAGTATCTCCAAGGCTGCTAAAATGATTGATTGT ATAAAAGGATTGTCGAATGTTAAAGAAGAAGTTTATGGCGCTCTTGATTCCTTCATTGCTTGGGAATTAGAGTTCCCTCTTGTTATAGTTAAGAAGGCATTAGTTATacttgaagatgaaaaagagtGGAAGAAGATTATTCAG gTGACGAAATGGATGCTGAGTAAAGGCCAAGGAAGAACAATGGGAACTTACTTCTCATTACTCAATGCATTAGCAGAAGATAATCGACTTGACGAAGCTGAGGAGTTGTGGAACAAATTGTTTATGGAACATTTAGAAGGAACTCCAAGAAAGTTCTTCAACAAAATGATCTCTATATATTACAAGAGAGATATGCACCAAAAGCTCTTCGAG GTCTTTGCTGACATGGAGGAACTTGGAGTGAAACCAAACGTTGCCATTGTGTCTATGGTTGGAAAAGTGTTTGTGAAGTTAGGGATGGAGGATAAGTACGAGAAACTAATGAAGAAATATCCTCCACCACAATGGGAGTTCAGATACATCAAAGGAAGACGCGTTAAGGTTAAGGCAAAACAGCTAAATGAGCTAAGTGAAGGTGAAGGCGGCGTAAGCAGCGACGAAGATAAGGTTGATAATGAGATTGAGAGTAAATCCAAAATGTTGTCAGATAAGGAAGCAAACCAAGATGGTGAGGATCTCagtgaagagaaggaagaagaagaagaagaagaagaagaagaagaacttttgCGTATGAATCAAGGGCAGATTGGAATTTCTAGGGAACCCTCTTTAGATTATTTAGACTCTTCTTGA
- the LOC104718215 gene encoding pentatricopeptide repeat-containing protein At4g21190 isoform X4, with protein MIDCIKGLSNVKEEVYGALDSFIAWELEFPLVIVKKALVILEDEKEWKKIIQVTKWMLSKGQGRTMGTYFSLLNALAEDNRLDEAEELWNKLFMEHLEGTPRKFFNKMISIYYKRDMHQKLFEVFADMEELGVKPNVAIVSMVGKVFVKLGMEDKYEKLMKKYPPPQWEFRYIKGRRVKVKAKQLNELSEGEGGVSSDEDKVDNEIESKSKMLSDKEANQDGEDLSEEKEEEEEEEEEEELLRMNQGQIGISREPSLDYLDSS; from the exons ATGATTGATTGT ATAAAAGGATTGTCGAATGTTAAAGAAGAAGTTTATGGCGCTCTTGATTCCTTCATTGCTTGGGAATTAGAGTTCCCTCTTGTTATAGTTAAGAAGGCATTAGTTATacttgaagatgaaaaagagtGGAAGAAGATTATTCAG gTGACGAAATGGATGCTGAGTAAAGGCCAAGGAAGAACAATGGGAACTTACTTCTCATTACTCAATGCATTAGCAGAAGATAATCGACTTGACGAAGCTGAGGAGTTGTGGAACAAATTGTTTATGGAACATTTAGAAGGAACTCCAAGAAAGTTCTTCAACAAAATGATCTCTATATATTACAAGAGAGATATGCACCAAAAGCTCTTCGAG GTCTTTGCTGACATGGAGGAACTTGGAGTGAAACCAAACGTTGCCATTGTGTCTATGGTTGGAAAAGTGTTTGTGAAGTTAGGGATGGAGGATAAGTACGAGAAACTAATGAAGAAATATCCTCCACCACAATGGGAGTTCAGATACATCAAAGGAAGACGCGTTAAGGTTAAGGCAAAACAGCTAAATGAGCTAAGTGAAGGTGAAGGCGGCGTAAGCAGCGACGAAGATAAGGTTGATAATGAGATTGAGAGTAAATCCAAAATGTTGTCAGATAAGGAAGCAAACCAAGATGGTGAGGATCTCagtgaagagaaggaagaagaagaagaagaagaagaagaagaagaacttttgCGTATGAATCAAGGGCAGATTGGAATTTCTAGGGAACCCTCTTTAGATTATTTAGACTCTTCTTGA
- the LOC104718214 gene encoding dnaJ protein ERDJ2B-like isoform X1, giving the protein MAESEENSVLFPIFILTMMAIPLVPYTFVKLSRAFSKKQRSIHCQCLECDRSGKYKRSMSQRISSFTSCSNLTVVLLWFVMIFLIFYTKNMSRESQLFEPFGILGLEPGASDSAIKKAYRRLSIQYHPDKNPDPEANKYFVESIAKAYQALTDPLSRENFEKYGHPDGRQGYTMGMALPEFILNMNGESGGVLLLCTVGLCILLPLVIASIYLWRSSKYTGSHVKLQTRQAYFESLKSSLTPKKVLEVFIKAAEYAEIPVRKTDDEPLQKLFTSVKTELNLDPKKMKQDEAKFWKQNPATVKTELLIQKQLTRESTVLSQTLQNDFRRVLEFAPRLLEDLMKMAVIPRNEQGRGWLSPALGVMELSQCIVQAVPLSARKSSSESIAPFLQLPHVNDSIAKSLALKVKSFREFQELSLEERSKLFREVGLSETDVQDIEKVLEMIPSLKINVICKTEGEEGIQEGDIMTVQAWITLKRPNGLIGTIPHSPYFPFHKEENLWVLLADANNVWFFQKVNFMDEAGAIAAASNAITETMEPLGASVQEINDAVKEAVEKVKSGSRLVMGRILAPGEGTYNLTCFCVSDTWIGCDQKTSLKVEVLKRTRNLEGENAEDMEEEEEDDEIEEEDYESEYSEDEEDKKRGSKKKVNKKDSSSEESGSDEE; this is encoded by the exons ATGGCGGAATCAGAAGAGAATAGCGTTTTGTTTCCCATTTTCATTTTGACAATGATGGCAATTCCATTGGTGCCTTATACATTTGTGAAGCTGAGCCGCGCTTTTTCGAAGAAACAAAGGAGCATACATTGTCAATGCCTTGAGTGTGACCGTTCAGGGAAGTACAAGAGATCCATGTCTCAAAGg ATCTCTAGCTTCACTTCATGTAGCAACTTGACAGTTGTGCTACTCTGGTTTGTAATGATCTTCTTGATCTTTTACACTAAGAACATGAGCCGTGAg AGTCAACTCTTTGAGCCATTCGGGATACTCGGTTTGGAACCTGGTGCTTCTGATTCAGCAATCAAGAAAGCATATAGAAGACTCTCTATTCAATACCATCCTGATAAAAATCCAGACCCAG AGGCCAATAAATATTTTGTGGAGTCCATAGCTAAAGCTTACCAAGCTTTAACTGATCCGTTATCCCGTGAAAACTTTGAGAAGTATGGTCATCCTGATGGCAGACAG GGTTATACAATGGGAATGGCTCTACctgaatttattttaaacatgaaTGGAGAATCTGGTGGGGTTTTATTGCTGTGTACAGTTGGTTTATGTATTCTCTTGCCACTGGTGATCGCCTCAATCTATCTCTGGAGATCATCAAAGTATACTGGGAGTCACGTTAAGCTTCAAACTCGTCAAGCATATTTCGAGTCTTTGAAATCCtctttaaccccaaaaaaagttttggaagttttcaTCAAAGCAGCTGAGTATGCAGAGATTCCTGTTCGTAAAACGGATGATGAACCTCTGCAGAAACTCTTTACGTCTGTCAAAACCGAGCTAAATCTGGATCCTAAGAAGATGAAGCAAGATGAAGCTAAGTTTTGGAAACAGAATCCTGCAACTGTCAAG ACTGAGCTTTTGATACAGAAACAGTTAACTCGTGAATCAACAGTTCTGTCTCAGACTCTGCAAAATGATTTCAGGCGTGTGCTAGAGTTTGCGCCTCGCCTACTTGAAGATTTAATGAAG ATGGCGGTTATACCCCGCAATGAACAAGGGCGTGGATGGTTAAGTCCTGCACTCGGAGTAATGGAGCTATCTCAATGCATTGTTcag GCTGTTCCTCTTAGTGCAAGGAAGTCATCTTCAGAAAGCATTGCTCCTTTCTTGCAACTCCCTCATGTCAACGACTCTATCGCTAAATCATTAGCGTTGAAGGTTAAATCATTCCGAGAGTTTCAAGAACTCAGCTTGGAAGAACGTTCTAAACTGTTCAGAGAGGTTGGCTTGTCAGAAACTGATGTTCAAGACATAGAGAAAGTGTTAGAAATGATACCGTCTCTCAAAATCAACGTCATTTGCAAAACAGAAGGTGAAGAAGGTATTCAGGAAGGCGACATTATGACAGTTCAAGCTTGGATCACTCTAAAACGTCCCAATGGACTCATAGGAACTATTCCTCACTCGCCTTACTTTCCTTTCCACAAAGAGGAAAACCTTTGGGTTCTTCTTGCGGACGCAAACAATGTCTGGTTCTTTCAGAAGGTTAATTTCATGGATGAAGCTGGAGCTATAGCCGCTGCTTCGAATGCTATTACTGAGACAATGGAACCATTAGGAGCAAGCGTTCAGGAAATAAATGATGCAGTTAAAGAAGCTGTTGAGAAGGTCAAAAGTGGGTCAAGATTGGTAATGGGGAGAATCTTAGCACCTGGAGAAGGTACTTATAACTTGACTTGCTTCTGCGTGAGCGATACTTGGATCGGTTGTGACCAAAAGACATCACTGAAAGTCGAGGTTTTGAAAAGAACCCGTAACTTGGAGGGTGAGAATGCAGAAgacatggaggaggaggaggaggacgatgAG ATCGAAGAGGAGGATTATGAAAGTGAATAcagtgaggatgaagaagataagaagagagGGTCAAAGAAGAAAGTAAACAAGAAGGATTCGAGTTCTGAAGAGTCAGGATCAGATGAAGAGTGA
- the LOC104718214 gene encoding dnaJ protein ERDJ2B-like isoform X2 — translation MAESEENSVLFPIFILTMMAIPLVPYTFVKLSRAFSKKQRSIHCQCLECDRSGKYKRSMSQRISSFTSCSNLTVVLLWFVMIFLIFYTKNMSRESQLFEPFGILGLEPGASDSAIKKAYRRLSIQYHPDKNPDPEANKYFVESIAKAYQALTDPLSRENFEKYGHPDGRQGYTMGMALPEFILNMNGESGGVLLLCTVGLCILLPLVIASIYLWRSSKYTGSHVKLQTRQAYFESLKSSLTPKKVLEVFIKAAEYAEIPVRKTDDEPLQKLFTSVKTELNLDPKKMKQDEAKFWKQNPATVKTELLIQKQLTRESTVLSQTLQNDFRRVLEFAPRLLEDLMKMAVIPRNEQGRGWLSPALGVMELSQCIVQAVPLSARKSSSESIAPFLQLPHVNDSIAKSLALKVKSFREFQELSLEERSKLFREVGLSETDVQDIEKVLEMIPSLKINVICKTEGEEGIQEGDIMTVQAWITLKRPNGLIGTIPHSPYFPFHKEENLWVLLADANNVWFFQKVNFMDEAGAIAAASNAITETMEPLGASVQEINDAVKEAVEKVKSGSRLVMGRILAPGEGTYNLTCFCVSDTWIGCDQKTSLKVEVLKRTRNLEGENAEDMEEEEEDDEIEEEDYESEYSEDEEDKKRGSKKKVNKKDSSSEESGSDEE, via the exons ATGGCGGAATCAGAAGAGAATAGCGTTTTGTTTCCCATTTTCATTTTGACAATGATGGCAATTCCATTGGTGCCTTATACATTTGTGAAGCTGAGCCGCGCTTTTTCGAAGAAACAAAGGAGCATACATTGTCAATGCCTTGAGTGTGACCGTTCAGGGAAGTACAAGAGATCCATGTCTCAAAGg ATCTCTAGCTTCACTTCATGTAGCAACTTGACAGTTGTGCTACTCTGGTTTGTAATGATCTTCTTGATCTTTTACACTAAGAACATGAGCCGTGAg AGTCAACTCTTTGAGCCATTCGGGATACTCGGTTTGGAACCTGGTGCTTCTGATTCAGCAATCAAGAAAGCATATAGAAGACTCTCTATTCAATACCATCCTGATAAAAATCCAGACCCAG AGGCCAATAAATATTTTGTGGAGTCCATAGCTAAAGCTTACCAAGCTTTAACTGATCCGTTATCCCGTGAAAACTTTGAGAAGTATGGTCATCCTGATGGCAGACAG GGTTATACAATGGGAATGGCTCTACctgaatttattttaaacatgaaTGGAGAATCTGGTGGGGTTTTATTGCTGTGTACAGTTGGTTTATGTATTCTCTTGCCACTGGTGATCGCCTCAATCTATCTCTGGAGATCATCAAAGTATACTGGGAGTCACGTTAAGCTTCAAACTCGTCAAGCATATTTCGAGTCTTTGAAATCCtctttaaccccaaaaaaagttttggaagttttcaTCAAAGCAGCTGAGTATGCAGAGATTCCTGTTCGTAAAACGGATGATGAACCTCTGCAGAAACTCTTTACGTCTGTCAAAACCGAGCTAAATCTGGATCCTAAGAAGATGAAGCAAGATGAAGCTAAGTTTTGGAAACAGAATCCTGCAACTGTCAAG ACTGAGCTTTTGATACAGAAACAGTTAACTCGTGAATCAACAGTTCTGTCTCAGACTCTGCAAAATGATTTCAGGCGTGTGCTAGAGTTTGCGCCTCGCCTACTTGAAGATTTAATGAAG ATGGCGGTTATACCCCGCAATGAACAAGGGCGTGGATGGTTAAGTCCTGCACTCGGAGTAATGGAGCTATCTCAATGCATTGTTcag GCTGTTCCTCTTAGTGCAAGGAAGTCATCTTCAGAAAGCATTGCTCCTTTCTTGCAACTCCCTCATGTCAACGACTCTATCGCTAAATCATTAGCGTTGAAGGTTAAATCATTCCGAGAGTTTCAAGAACTCAGCTTGGAAGAACGTTCTAAACTGTTCAGAGAGGTTGGCTTGTCAGAAACTGATGTTCAAGACATAGAGAAAGTGTTAGAAATGATACCGTCTCTCAAAATCAACGTCATTTGCAAAACAGAAGGTGAAGAAGGTATTCAGGAAGGCGACATTATGACAGTTCAAGCTTGGATCACTCTAAAACGTCCCAATGGACTCATAGGAACTATTCCTCACTCGCCTTACTTTCCTTTCCACAAAGAGGAAAACCTTTGGGTTCTTCTTGCGGACGCAAACAATGTCTGGTTCTTTCAGAAGGTTAATTTCATGGATGAAGCTGGAGCTATAGCCGCTGCTTCGAATGCTATTACTGAGACAATGGAACCATTAGGAGCAAGCGTTCAGGAAATAAATGATGCAGTTAAAGAAGCTGTTGAGAAG GTCAAAAGTGGGTCAAGATTGGTAATGGGGAGAATCTTAGCACCTGGAGAAGGTACTTATAACTTGACTTGCTTCTGCGTGAGCGATACTTGGATCGGTTGTGACCAAAAGACATCACTGAAAGTCGAGGTTTTGAAAAGAACCCGTAACTTGGAGGGTGAGAATGCAGAAgacatggaggaggaggaggaggacgatgAGATCGAAGAGGAGGATTATGAAAGTGAATAcagtgaggatgaagaagataagaagagagGGTCAAAGAAGAAAGTAAACAAGAAGGATTCGAGTTCTGAAGAGTCAGGATCAGATGAAGAGTGA
- the LOC104718216 gene encoding pentatricopeptide repeat-containing protein At4g21170, which produces MIIIHTSVGFIKRFSTSATPSTSSASDWKTQLNLSRVATEISSILLQRRNWITHLQYVKSKLPRSTLTPPIFLQILRETRKCPKTTLDFFDFAKTHLRFEPDIRSQCRVIEVAAESGLLERAETLLRPVVETNSVSLVVGSMQRWFEGEVSLSVSLSLVLECYALKGCYQNGLEVFGFMRRLRLSPCQIAYNSLLDSLVKEGQFRVALCLYSAMVRNRVVSDGLTWDLVAQILCEQGRSKSVVKLMETGVESCKIYTNLVECYSRTGEFDAVFNVIHVMDDKKLELSFSSYCCVLDDVCRLGDAELIDKVLGLMVEKKYLALDDATVNDQIIERLCDMGKTFASEMLFRKACNGETVRLRDGTYGCMLKALSRKGRTKEAVDVYRLICRKGITVFDESCYNEFANALCRDDHMPEEEQELLVDVIKRGFIPCTHKLSEVLASLCRERRWKRAEKLLDSVLEMEVYFDSFSCGILMDRYCRSGNLEKAMVLHEKIKKMKGSLDVNAYNAVLDRLMMRQREMVEEAVGVFEYMKEMNSVNSKSFTIMIQGLCRVKEMKKAMRSHDEMLKLGMKPDLVTYKRIILGFK; this is translated from the coding sequence ATGATTATTATTCACACAAGCGTTGGATTCATTAAACGGTTCTCGACTTCAGCCACTCCATCGACATCCTCTGCTTCTGATTGGAAAACTCAACTGAATCTGTCCCGAGTAGCTACTGAGATCTCTTCAATTCTCTTACAACGTCGTAACTGGATCACTCATCTTCAGTATGTTAAATCAAAGCTCCCTAGGTCAACACTTACACCGCCGATATTTCTCCAGATCCTCCGTGAAACTCGGAAATGCCCTAAAACCACTCTTGATTTCTTCGATTTTGCCAAAACCCATCTCCGGTTTGAACCGGATATTAGGTCGCAGTGTCGAGTAATCGAGGTTGCTGCCGAATCAGGTCTCTTGGAACGAGCAGAAACGCTGTTGCGTCCTGTGGTTGAAACCAATTCTGTGTCTTTAGTTGTTGGATCGATGCAACGGTGGTTTGAAGGTGAAGTTTCACTCTCTGTCTCGCTTAGTTTAGTTCTTGAGTGTTATGCCTTGAAGGGTTGTTACCAAAATGGCTTGGAAGTGTTTGGTTTTATGAGAAGATTGAGACTTTCACCTTGTCAAATTGCTTATAACTCTCTTCTTGATTCTCTGGTTAAAGAAGGTCAGTTTAGAGTGGCTTTGTGTTTGTATAGTGCCATGGTTCGAAACCGGGTTGTCTCAGATGGGTTAACTTGGGATTTGGTTGCTCAGATTTTGTGTGAACAAGGGAGATCAAAGAGTGTTGTTAAATTGATGGAAACAGGTGTTGAAAGCTGCAAGATTTACACTAATCTTGTGGAATGTTATAGCAGGACTGGAGAGTTTGATGCAGTGTTTAATGTAATTCATGTGATGGATGATAAGAAACTAGAGTTGAGTTTCTCTTCTTACTGTTGCGTATTGGATGATGTTTGTAGATTGGGAGATGCAGAGTTGATCGATAAGGTTCTTGGATTGATGGTGGAGAAAAAATATCTTGCTTTAGATGATGCGACCGTGAATGATCAAATCATTGAAAGACTTTGCGATATGGGGAAAACGTTTGCCTCTGAGATGCTTTTCCGTAAAGCCTGCAATGGTGAAACAGTGAGGTTGCGAGATGGGACATACGGTTGTATGTTAAAGGCACTGTCTAGAAAAGGGAGAACAAAAGAAGCTGTTGATGTATATCGATTGATTTGTCGGAAAGGTATTACAGTATTTGATGAGAGTTGTTATAACGAATTCGCTAATGCTCTTTGCCGAGATGATCATATGCCAGAGGAAGAACAGGAATTGCTTGTAGATGTTATAAAGCGAGGTTTCATTCCTTGTACGCACAAGTTATCAGAAGTTTTAGCATCTCTATGTagagaaagaagatggaaacGCGCAGAGAAGCTTCTTGATTCTGTTCTTGAAATGGAGGTTTATTTCGATTCCTTTTCATGCGGAATATTGATGGATCGTTACTGCAGAAGTGGAAACTTAGAGAAAGCCATGGTACTTCatgaaaagattaaaaagatgaaaggAAGTTTGGATGTGAATGCTTATAATGCGGTTCTTGATCGGCTTATGATGAGACAAAGAGAGATGGTGGAAGAAGCAGTTGGAGTGTTTGAGTACATGAAAGAGATGAATTCAGTGAACAGCAAGAGTTTTACGATTATGATTCAAGGGTTGTGTCGTGTGAAGGAAATGAAGAAAGCTATGAGATCTCATGATGAAATGTTGAAATTGGGTATGAAACCTGATTTAGTAACCTATAAGCGTATTATCTTAGGTTTCAAATGA